The following are from one region of the Edwardsiella tarda ATCC 15947 = NBRC 105688 genome:
- the baeS gene encoding two-component system sensor histidine kinase BaeS yields the protein MRLGISAKLFLTILSTCILVLIIMHWGVRISFERGFIDYIRHGNEQRVQLMSSELETLYAGQGNWRFLRHNERLIMSIMRDIEQNNNQHVNLPPHGWRTPFWVLDAEGKRLVGPSGKLPHDGIRSAVRYQGAVVGWVLTTPPDRLTRNADINFDRQQRRTSWFIVALATLLAAAVTLLLARGMLAPVKRLINAMHQLAAGNFATRVEVSSRDELGQLAQDFNQLATTLERNEQIRRALMADVSHELRTPLAVLRGELEALQDGVRRLTPDSLISLQAEVKTLTKLVDDLHQLSLSDAGALAYRKRPIDACALVQAAAGAFRDRLADKGIHLHVQLPEQAHVFGDPDRLLQLFNNLFENSLRYTDAKGELQIIGQRESETLTLCWQDSAPGVNDEQLQHIFERFYRAEGSRSRASGGSGLGLSICQNIVAAHSGSLSAHHSPLGGLALRVVLPLEPLA from the coding sequence ATGAGGCTCGGTATTTCCGCCAAACTCTTTCTGACCATTCTCTCCACCTGCATTCTGGTATTGATCATCATGCACTGGGGGGTCCGCATCAGTTTCGAGCGGGGGTTTATCGACTACATTCGTCACGGTAACGAGCAGCGCGTCCAATTGATGTCCAGCGAGTTGGAAACGCTATACGCGGGTCAAGGCAACTGGCGTTTCCTGCGCCACAATGAGCGCCTGATCATGAGTATCATGCGTGACATCGAGCAGAACAACAACCAACACGTCAACCTGCCGCCCCATGGCTGGCGCACCCCCTTCTGGGTATTGGATGCCGAGGGTAAACGCCTGGTTGGCCCATCGGGCAAACTGCCCCATGATGGCATTCGTAGCGCGGTACGCTACCAAGGGGCGGTAGTCGGTTGGGTATTGACCACCCCACCCGACCGGCTAACACGTAACGCCGACATCAACTTCGACCGCCAACAACGTCGTACCAGTTGGTTTATCGTCGCCCTCGCGACGTTGCTGGCCGCGGCGGTGACGCTGCTGCTCGCGCGCGGCATGTTGGCGCCGGTCAAACGGCTGATCAATGCCATGCACCAGCTCGCCGCCGGTAACTTCGCCACCCGTGTCGAGGTCAGTAGTCGCGACGAATTGGGCCAATTGGCGCAAGACTTCAATCAGCTGGCGACCACGCTGGAGCGCAATGAGCAGATCCGGCGCGCATTGATGGCCGACGTCTCCCATGAGCTACGTACGCCACTGGCGGTGCTGCGCGGTGAGCTAGAGGCGCTGCAAGATGGTGTGCGCCGCCTGACGCCCGACTCGCTGATCTCGTTACAGGCCGAGGTCAAGACCCTGACCAAGCTGGTCGACGATCTACACCAACTGTCGCTCTCCGATGCCGGCGCCTTGGCCTATCGTAAGCGACCGATCGATGCCTGTGCCCTGGTGCAAGCGGCCGCCGGCGCCTTCCGCGATCGGCTGGCGGATAAGGGAATCCATCTACACGTTCAGCTACCGGAACAGGCTCACGTGTTTGGCGATCCCGATCGCCTACTCCAGCTCTTCAATAACCTCTTTGAAAATAGCCTGCGCTATACCGACGCCAAGGGTGAGCTCCAGATCATCGGCCAACGGGAGAGCGAGACGCTAACGCTGTGCTGGCAGGACAGCGCTCCGGGCGTCAACGATGAACAACTACAGCATATCTTCGAACGCTTCTACCGCGCCGAAGGCTCACGCAGTCGCGCCAGCGGGGGATCAGGATTAGGCCTATCCATCTGCCAAAATATTGTCGCCGCCCACAGCGGGAGCCTGAGCGCCCATCACTCCCCATTAGGGGGCCTGGCGCTGCGTGTGGTATTGCCCTTGGAACCCCTCGCCTGA
- the baeR gene encoding two-component system response regulator BaeR, protein MNLLATTPLFPPPEGARILIVEDEPKLGQLLIDYLLAASYRPHWLSRGDEVLPHLQNHLYDLILLDLMLPGVDGLTLCREIRRSSEVPIVMVTAKIEEIDRLLGLEIGADDYICKPYSPREVVARVRTILRRCGLQEGGEVRTPLLIDERHFQARYRQQTLDLTQAEFRLLKTLATQPGCVLSREQLLNHLYDDYRVVTDRTVDSHIKNLRRKLEAIEQGEPLIRSVYGVGYRWEGLPCQIIA, encoded by the coding sequence ATGAATCTATTGGCTACCACCCCACTCTTTCCGCCGCCGGAGGGCGCACGTATCCTCATCGTCGAGGATGAACCCAAGCTGGGGCAACTGCTGATCGACTACCTGCTCGCTGCCAGCTACCGCCCCCATTGGCTGAGTCGGGGCGACGAGGTATTACCCCACCTGCAAAACCATCTCTACGATCTGATCCTGCTGGATCTGATGCTGCCCGGTGTCGATGGCCTGACCCTGTGCCGCGAGATCCGTCGTAGCTCCGAGGTGCCGATCGTGATGGTCACGGCGAAGATCGAGGAGATCGACCGCTTGCTGGGCCTTGAGATCGGCGCCGATGACTATATCTGCAAGCCGTATAGCCCACGCGAGGTCGTCGCGCGGGTGAGGACCATCCTACGTCGTTGTGGATTACAGGAGGGCGGTGAAGTCCGCACGCCGCTGCTGATCGACGAACGTCATTTTCAGGCACGCTATCGCCAGCAGACCCTCGACCTGACTCAGGCCGAGTTCCGCCTACTCAAGACCCTCGCGACTCAGCCGGGCTGTGTACTCTCGCGCGAACAACTCCTCAACCATCTGTACGATGACTACCGGGTGGTGACTGACCGCACCGTCGACAGCCACATTAAGAACCTACGCCGCAAGCTGGAGGCGATCGAGCAGGGAGAGCCGCTGATCCGCTCGGTCTACGGTGTCGGTTACCGCTGGGAGGGGCTCCCCTGTCAGATTATCGCCTAG
- a CDS encoding YegP family protein: MTLGYYEIARTHNGRFHFCLKAGNGEAILHSEMYATRASVENGILYVQSNAADDAQYELCCEGEQPYFLLRAKNHQVIGHSEHYCSESAARKGIESVKRNAQSRDIRDLSRA; the protein is encoded by the coding sequence ATGACCCTGGGTTACTACGAAATCGCACGCACCCACAATGGGCGCTTTCATTTCTGCCTCAAGGCCGGTAATGGTGAGGCTATCCTGCACAGCGAGATGTATGCCACCCGCGCCTCGGTGGAAAACGGTATCCTCTATGTGCAGAGTAACGCCGCTGACGATGCGCAATACGAGTTGTGCTGCGAGGGCGAACAGCCTTACTTTTTACTGCGGGCCAAGAATCATCAGGTGATCGGCCACAGCGAACATTACTGCTCGGAAAGCGCCGCCAGAAAAGGGATCGAGTCGGTGAAAAGAAACGCGCAGAGCCGCGACATCCGCGATCTGAGCCGGGCGTGA